One window of Branchiostoma lanceolatum isolate klBraLanc5 chromosome 8, klBraLanc5.hap2, whole genome shotgun sequence genomic DNA carries:
- the LOC136440379 gene encoding histone H3: protein MARTKQTARKSTGGKAPRKQLATKAARKSAPATGGVKKPHRYRPGTVALREIRRYQKSTELLIRKLPFQRLVREIAQDFKTDLRFQSSAVMALQEASEAYLVGLFEDTNLCAIHAKRVTIMPKDIQLARRIRGERA, encoded by the coding sequence ATGGctcgtaccaagcagaccgcccgtaagtccaccggaggcaaggcccccaggaagcagctggccaCCAAGGCCGCTCGCAAGAGCGCCCCGGCCACCGGAGGTGTCAAGAAGCCTCATCGTTACAGGCCCGGTACCGTGGCCCTCAGGGAGATCCGTCgttaccagaagtccaccgagctgctcatccgcaagctgcccttccagcgcctggtcaGGGAGATCGCTcaggacttcaagaccgacctgcgcttccagagctctgccgtcatggctctgcaggaggCTAGCGaagcctacctggtcggtctcttcgaggacaccaacctgtgcgccattcACGCCAAGCGTGtgaccatcatgcccaaggacatccagctggCCCGCCGTATCCGTGGCGAGCGTGCTTAA
- the LOC136440377 gene encoding histone H2A, whose amino-acid sequence MSARGKGGKVKGKSKSRSSRAGLQFPVSRVHRFLRRGNYAERVGAGAPVYLAAVLEYLTAEILELAGNAARDNKKSRIIPRHLQLAVRNDEELNKLLSGVTIAQGGVLPNIHAVLLPKKTAAGLGKGKKSSQSQEY is encoded by the coding sequence ATGTCTGCTCGTGGCAAGGGAGGAAAAGTTAAGGGGAAGTCCAAGAGTCGCTCCTCTCGGGCAGGTTTGCAGTTCCCAGTCAGCCGTGTGCACCGTTTCCTGCGCAGGGGCAACTATGCCGAGCGTGTCGGTGCCGGCGCACCAGTCTACCTGGccgccgtgctggagtacctgaccGCTGAGATCCTCGAGCTGGCCGGCaacgctgcccgtgacaacaagaaATCTAGGATCATCCCGCGTCATCTTCAGCTGGCCGTCCgtaacgacgaggagttgaacaagctctTGTCCGGCGTGACCATCGCCCAGGGAGGTGtgctgcccaacatccacgccgtgctcctgcccaagaagacagcTGCAGGGTTGGGCAAGGGCAAGAAATCGAGTCAAAGTCAAGAGTATTGA
- the LOC136440381 gene encoding histone H2B has protein sequence MPPKGGGKAAKKAGKARPAGAKGKRRRKRKESFGVYIYKVLKQVHPDTGVSSKAMGIMNSFVNDIFERIAAEASRLAHYNKRSTISSREIQTAVRLLLPGELAKHAVSEGTKAVTKYTSSK, from the coding sequence ATGCCGCCCAAAGGAGGAGGAAAAGCTGCCAAGAAGGCCGGAAAGGCCAGGCCCGCTGGAGCCAAGGgaaagaggaggagaaagagaaaggAGTCATTCggtgtctacatctacaaggtgctcaagcaggtgcaccccgacaccggtgTCTCCAGCAAAGctatgggcatcatgaactccttcgtcaacgacatcttCGAGCGTATCGCCGCAGAGGCTTCCCgcctggctcactacaacaagcgctctaCCATCAGCAGCCgggagatccagaccgccgtgcgtcTGCTGCTGCCTGGCGAGCtcgccaagcacgccgtcagcgagggcaccaaggccgtcaccaagtacaccagctccaagtaa
- the LOC136440384 gene encoding histone H4, which yields MSGRGKGGKGLGKGGAKRHRKVLRDNIQGITKPAIRRLARRGGVKRISGLIYEETRGVLKVFLENVIRDAVTYTEHAKRKTVTAMDVVYALKRQGRTLYGFGG from the coding sequence atgtctggacgtggtaaaggaggcaaagggctcggaaagggaggcgctaagcgtcatcGTAAGGTGTTGcgtgacaacatccagggcatcaccaagCCCGCTATCCGTCGTCTGGCCCGCCGTGGTGGTGTCAAGCGTATCTCTGGTctcatctacgaggagacccgtgGCGTCCTCAAGGTCTTCCTGGAGAACGTCATCCGCGATGCCGtcacctacaccgagcacgccaagcgtaAGACCgtcaccgccatggacgttgtctacgctctgaagcGCCAGGGCCGCActctgtacggcttcggcggctag
- the LOC136440375 gene encoding late histone H1-like: MADTAASPKKAAKAKKPKAPAAHPPCSDMITAAITALKDRKGTSLAAIKKYVAANYKFDVDKQGHVLRRTLKRMVEKGVLTQPKGKGASGSFKISAAAQKPAKPKKKPAAKKPAAKKVKKAKKPAAKKPAAKKAKKSPKKATKKSPKKAAKKSPAKKVKKPAAKKAKKPAAKKATKKAAKKPAKK, encoded by the coding sequence ATGGCAGATACCGCAGCTTCTCCCAAGAAGGCGGCCAAGGCGAAGAAGCCTAAGGCACCAGCAGCCCACCCACCATGCAGTGACATGATCACTGCGGCCATCACCGCTCTGAAGGACCGCAAAGGCACGTCCCTGgcggccatcaagaagtacgtGGCGgccaactacaagttcgacgtggataAGCAGGGGCATGTCCTCAGGCGCACCCTGAAGCGCATGGTGGAGAAGGGAGTTCTGACCCAGCCCAAGGGCAAGGGCGCCTCTGGCTCCTTCAAGATCAGTGCTGCCGCCCAGAAGCCGGCCAAACCCAAGAAGAAGCCCGCAGCCAAGAAGCCCGCAGCCAAGAAGGTGAAGAAGGCAAAGAAGCCAGCTGCCAAGAAACCTGCGGCCAAAAAGGCAAAGAAGTCTCCCAAGAAGGCAACAAAGAAATCTCCCAAGAAGGCGGCAAAGAAGTCTCCTGCCAAGAAGGTCAAGAAACCCGCCGCCAAGAAGGCGAAGAAGCCAGCTGccaaaaaggcaacaaagaAGGCGGCGAAGAAGCCGGCCAAGAAGTAA
- the LOC136440371 gene encoding microtubule-associated protein futsch-like, with amino-acid sequence MNISEESALCEPKYCPQAEKTSCGNHAITTEETCKVSGLLFIKMSSDDVAKSVGRKLKYYMQIKRREDGFDLSGAYLPQQDYPPLKPRPLMLYHDERMHDRSLKHYFHSPNVKTKIQKLGPPKSPYNQREGKVRRRIDRVVTNTQFVEPLIQDFNAPHSPRGRRRSPSRRARLRPSKKVLRRSPPSTITKGEAQRLVSVATKLLVATETVDLDSLPGYHRGPTGSYPEVTSGRLPTLAGGRVPQRPQSAPAKEQKKRRVKYTWDINGRRVPVEPYMYVEPGSDEDPDREPTPPEYNGMNIAVSNGSTRHIPEWLQLQMSKLDMEGREAQQQVRPKSAKWRRARRATSPRSHRPYSAHPTSYYPPVPPEMYLDLPPTSPPAGVPPYAWSPESMDMATQTMEEIGTQTDLEDSGMSTLHSGKVSSKPSVTEEVAYEVSVHTADRPAASLNPEAAVFVQLHGKKGETEEVALQESKTHKMAFQKGQIDRFDVQTTDVGRLLSITVGHRHTDTDCIWYLDKVVVKRLGEPAVTYEFLCKCQLSAEDNNAVMELPLNWCSTELDESDKTLSSSSSESDFSEESETESELGSRGSHRSGSQKSGSHGSGSEKSGSQKSGSERSGSQKSGSERSGSQKSGSEKLESEAESRKSEAESGKSERSRRSEGSRKSVGSRKSEESARSTVSRKSEQSRSSEGSGKSKGKASEKTVERTPSPDLDSKRKRRHRRPESRSSHSGLDDEKMDSDKEADTEREVVLRPKTARGRKVPRHSNSEQRPSDETKGLTQLLIVHPEDEEAKSDVEYSATDNDSVAVTDRSEKMSYVEPSSDSSLSDDENEPYYQKDLPSDRDMNEEQQEETPRGLVNYSDTAGEGEGSGSEEEEEAKAEDSDSSDSQSVHSARLVSEVEIEKPQVETMHVETIRVLQDPEPVAMAHGPPPKKAILKQVHHVPRENLVTIVAEVHVPTPAETVVLDEPEREETVPSEAERTETVTSEPEGTETAPSESARTETVQEEAEDLNEITPPTSPTIEASEGSLSPRRLSDVGETSGETPVPRSDETSQKGEEERGQGSGESEVEGEDSTKADGEGLQGKHADQQSEQNEAGEKIEGKSREDGKEEENIEDTVENGNDDKEKRDGVDQEREDSGKGDEKKEDDETKEETPEEAGSVFMEGFKAGLEAVRKSSMSTASPSASMASLQAEEPHPKKGPTIHQAAKIGDLDRLKELATYSEELMSQMDERGWTPLHVACANGRLEVVKHLSVKTANLYKETPTGYTPMHIAAMNGHVNCMMVLHAMGCPINSRSADSQTPLHLAAMNGHPECCKWLLANRASLDARDAMERSALELAEEYKHDAVAELLRTCRKELGRKDSSLSLLRTSGTSKDADVGEPVEESEETETWHDDKEEPPKKTEKGKEEDSSAKDSEEEGSAEDESDKLDDTLPEAVKKKEKEALLDRKRSYQEQQEKMTTTNTSFLDAIRSEFE; translated from the exons ATGAATATATCAGAAGAAAGTGCGTTGTGCGAACCCAAATATTGTCCTCAGGCAGAGAAGACTAGTTGTGGAAACCACGCGATCACGACTGAGGAGACCTGCAAGGTCTCCGGGCTTCTCTTCATCAAGATGTCGTCCGATGACGTGGCTAAGAGTGTTGGCAGAAAGCT GAAATACTACATGCAGATCAAACGCAGGGAAGATGGTTTCGACCTTTCAGGAGCTTACCTTCCGCAACAGGACTACCCACCCCTCAAGCCG AGACCGCTGATGTTGTACCATGATGAGAGGATGCACGACCGCAGTCTGAAGCACTACTTCCACAGCCCCAATGTCAAGACTAAGATCCAGAAGCTGGGTCCGCCCAAGTCTCCCTACAACCAGAGAGAGGGCAAAGTCAG AAGACGGATAGACAGGGTTGTTACCAACACTCAGTTTGTg GAGCCGCTGATTCAGGACTTCAATGCACCCCACTCCCCCCGGGGCAGGCGCCGCTCACCCAGCAGAAG AGCGAGGCTTCGTCCTTCCAAGAAGGTGCTGAGACGGTCGCCGCCATCAACCATCACCAAGGGCGAGGCACAGAGACTGGTCTCCGTGGCAACCAAGTTACTTGTGGCAACA GAAACTGTGGATTTAGATTCTCTACCTGGGTACCATCGAGGTCCAACTGGCTCATACCCTGAG GTCACGAGTGGGAGGCTTCCAACCCTCGCAGGAGGAAGAGTTCCTCAGAGACCACAG AGTGCTCCAGCCAAGGAACAAAAGAAGCGGAGAGTAAAATACACGTGGGACATCAACGGGCGCCGCGTCCCTGTTGAACCGTACATGTACGTGGAACCAGGCAGCGATGAGGACCCCGACAGAGAACCCACTCCTCCGGAGTATAACGGCATGAACATCGCTGTGTCCAATGGCTCTACTAGACATATACCCGAGTGGTTACA ACTACAAATGTCCAAGTTGGACATGGAGGGCAGAGAAGCGCAGCAGCAGGTCAGACCCAAGTCCGCCAAGTGGAGGCGGGCCCGGCGAGCAACCTCCCCTCGCAGCCACCGCCCGTACTCAGCCCACCCCACGTCCTACTACCCACCCGTGCCCCCTGAGATGTACCTGGACCTCCCACCCACCTCCCCCCCTGCAGGGGTGCCTCCGTACGCCTGGTCGCCCGAGTCCATGGACATGGCAACACAGACGATGGAGGAGATAGGGACACAGACAGACCTGGAGGACAGTGGGATGTCCACTCTGCATAGCGGAAAG GTGTCCTCCAAACCGTCTGTGACAGAAGAGGTGGCCTACGAGGTGTCTGTCCACACTGCTGACCGCCCAGCCGCCAGCCTGAACCCAGAGGCAGCAGTGTTCGTCCAGCTGCACGGGAAGAAGGGAGAGACAGAGGAGGTGGCCCTACAGGAGTCCAAGACTCACAAGATGGCCTTCCAGAAGGGACAG ATTGACCGGTTTGATGTTCAGACCACTGATGTGGGAAGACTGCTGTCCATCACCGTAggacacaggcacacagacacaG ATTGTATTTGGTACCTGGACAAGGTTGTAGTGAAGCGACTTGGGGAGCCAGCCGTGACTTACGAGTTTCTCTGCAAGTGCCAGCTGTCTGCTGAAGACAACAACGCTGTGATGGAGCTCCCACTGAACTGGTGCTCGACTGaactag ATGAATCAGACAAGACCTTGTCGAGCTCAAGTTCTGAGAGTGACTTTTCTGAGGAATCAGAAACAGAGTCAGAGCTGGGATCCAGAGGGTCTCATAGGTCAGGCTCACAGAAATCTGGATCTCATGGGTCAGGATCTGAAAAATCTGGGTCTCAAAAGTCAGGATCTGAGAGATCTGGGTCTCAGAAGTCTGGATCTGAAAGATCTGGGTCTCAAAAGTCTGGATCTGAGAAGTTGGAATCTGAAGCAGAATCAAGGAAGTCAGAAGCAGAATCTGGGAAAAGTGAACGATCTAGAAGGAGTGAAGGGTCAAGGAAAAGTGTTGGATCACGGAAAAGTGAAGAATCTGCCAGAAGTACTGTTTCAAGAAAAAGTGAGCAATCCAGATCAAGTGAAGGGTCTGGGAAAAGCAAGGGAAAAGCATCAGAAAAAACTGTGGAGAGAACACCTTCCCCTGACTTGGACAGCAAAAGGAAAAGAAGACATAGAAGACCCGAGTCTCGTTCATCACATTCTGGGCTGGATGATGAGAAGATGGATTCTGACAAGGAAGCGGACACTGAGAGGGAGGTCGTGCTTCGTCCTAAAACTGCAAGGGGTAGAAAGGTTCCAAGACACTCAAATTCCGAGCAAAGACCTTCCGATGAAACCAAGGGGCTGACCCAGCTACTAATTGTGCATCCAGAAGACGAAGAAGCAAAATCTGACGTGGAATATTCTGCCACGGACAATGACTCCGTAGCAGTAACGGACCGCAGTGAAAAGATGAGCTATGTGGAACCAAGTTCAGACAGCAGTCTGTCAGATGATGAGAATGAACCGTACTACCAGAAAGACCTCCCGTCTGATAGAGACATGAATGAGGAACAGCAGGAGGAGACCCCGAGGGGGCTGGTGAATTACAGCGACACCGCAGGAGAAGGGGAGGGCAGCGgcagtgaggaggaggaggaggcaaAGGCGGAGGACAGCGACAGCAGTGACTCCCAGTCGGTCCATAGTGCAAGGCTAGTGTCAGAAGTGGAAATAGAAAAACCTCAGGTGGAAACGATGCACGTGGAAACGATACGCGTGTTACAGGATCCAGAGCCAGTAGCCATGGCCCATGGCCCGCCTCCAAAGAAGGCAATACTGAAACAAGTACATCATGTACCACGCGAAAACCTGGTAACCATTGTGGCTGAGGTCCATGTACCTACACCAGCTGAAACAGTGGTCCTGGATGAGCCTGAAAGAGAAGAGACAGTGCCTAGTGAGGCTGAGAGGACGGAGACTGTCACAAGTGAGCCTGAGGGGACAGAAACTGCTCCAAGCGAAAGTGCGAGGACTGAAACTGTACAGGAAGAAGCTGAAGACCTGAATGAAATCACGCCACCCACCTCCCCAACCATTGAAGCGTCTGAGGGAAGTCTCAGCCCCCGTAGATTGAGCGATGTTGGGGAGACCAGTGGCGAGACTCCCGTGCCAAGGAGTGATGAGACATCACAGAAAGGGGAGGAGGAGAGGGGCCAGGGGAGTGGGGAAAGTGAAGTTGAGGGGGAGGACAGCACAAAAGCTGATGGAGAGGGTCTGCAAGGGAAACATGCAGATCAGCAGTCAGAGCAGAACGAAGCTGGTGAGAAGATTGAAGGAAAGAGTAGGGAAGATGGTAAAGAAGAGGAAAACATAGAGGATACTGTGGAAAATGGCAACGATGACAAAGAGAAAAGAGATGGAGTGGACCAAGAAAGGGAGGACTCTGGGAAGGGAGATGAGAAGAAGGAAGATGATGAGACAAAAGAAGAAACTCCTGAAGAAGCTGGTAGTGTCTTCATGGAAGGTTTTAAG GCTGGACTTGAAGCAGTTCGAAAGTCAAGTATGTCAACAGCAAGCCCCTCAGCAAGCATGGCGTCTCTACAGGCAGAGGAGCCCCATCCCAAAAAGGGCCCAACAATCCACCAAGCGGCCAAGATAGGGGACTTGGACAGACTGAAGGAGCTTGCCACATATTCAGAGGAACTTATGAG CCAAATGGATGAACGAGGCTGGACCCCCCTCCATGTTGCTTGTGCTAATGGCAGGTTGGAGGTTGTGAAG CACTTGTCTGTGAAGACGGCCAACCTGTACAAGGAGACGCCTACTGGGTACACGCCGATGCACATAGCTGCCATGAACGGCCATGTCAACTGTATGATG GTTCTGCATGCCATGGGATGTCCCATCAACTCCCGCAGTGCGGACAGCCAGACCCCGCTGCACCTGGCCGCCATGAATGGACACCCCGAGTGCTGCAAGTGGCTACTGGCCAACCGTGCCTCGCTGGACGCCAGGGATGCCATGGAGCGCTCGGCTCTTGAGCTGGCCGAGGAGTACAAACATGACGCCGTGGCTGAGCTGCTGAGAACGTGCAGGAAGGAGCTGGGGAGGAAAGACAGTTCCCTCAGTCTGCTCAGGACATCAGG GACATCTAAAGATGCTGATGTTGGCGAGCCAGTGGAGGAGAGTGAAGAAACAGAGACATGGCATGATGATAAAGAA GAGCCTCCTAAGAAAACAGAGAAGGGAAAAGAAGAGGACAGCTCTGCTAAGGACAGTGAGGAGGAAGGTTCGGCTGAAGATGAGTCAGACAAGCTGGACGACACTCTGCCAGAAGCTGtgaagaagaaagagaaggagGCTCTCCTG GACAGGAAACGTTCCTATCAAGAACAGCAGGAGAAGATGACAACAACCAACACCAGCTTCCTGGATGCCATCAGATCAGAATTCGAATAA
- the LOC136440380 gene encoding histone H2A-like, translating into MSGRGKGGKARAKAKSRSSRAGLQFPVGRVHRFLRKGNYAERVGAGAPVYLAAVLEYLTAEILELAGNAARDNKKTRIIPRHLQLAVRNDEELNKLLSGVTIAQGGVLPNIHAVLLPKKTASKSS; encoded by the coding sequence atgtctggacgtggtaaaGGAGGCAAGGCCCGTGCAAAGgcaaagagccgttcttcccgtgcagGGCTTCAGTTCCCTGTCGGTCGTGTGCACCGTTTCCTGCGCAAGGGTAACTATGCTGAGCGTGTCGGTGCCGGCGCCCCAGTCTACCTGGccgccgtgctggagtacctgaccGCTGAGATCCTCGAGTTGGCCGGCaacgctgcccgtgacaacaagaagaccaggatCATCCCCCGTCATCTTCAGCTGGCCGTCCgtaacgacgaggagttgaacaagctccTGTCTGGCGTGACCATTGCCCAGGGAGGTGtgctgcccaacatccacgccgtgctcctgcccaagaagaccgctAGCAAATCTAGCTAG
- the LOC136440383 gene encoding histone H2B-like, with product MPPKPGGKAAKKAGKARPAGAKGKRRRKRRETFGVYIYKVLKQVHPDTGVSSKAMGIMNSFVNDIFERIAAEASRLAHYNKRSTISSREIQTAVRLLLPGELAKHAVSEGTKAVTKYTSSK from the coding sequence ATGCCACCCAAACCAGgaggaaaagccgccaagaaggcCGGAAAGGCCAGGCCCGCTGGAGCCAAGGGcaagaggaggagaaagaggaggGAAACCTTCggtgtctacatctacaaggtgctcaagcaggtgcaccctGACACCGGTGTCTCCAGCAAAGctatgggcatcatgaactccttcgtcaacgataTCTTCGAGCGTATCGCCGCCGAGGCTTCCCgcctggctcactacaacaagcgctccaccatcagcagccgggagatccagaccgccgtgcgtcTGCTGCTGCCTGGCGAACtcgccaagcacgccgtcagcgagggcaccaaggccgtcaccaagtacaccagctccaagtaa